From Corvus cornix cornix isolate S_Up_H32 chromosome 5, ASM73873v5, whole genome shotgun sequence, the proteins below share one genomic window:
- the ANKRD13D gene encoding LOW QUALITY PROTEIN: ankyrin repeat domain-containing protein 13D (The sequence of the model RefSeq protein was modified relative to this genomic sequence to represent the inferred CDS: inserted 1 base in 1 codon; deleted 2 bases in 2 codons; substituted 1 base at 1 genomic stop codon): protein MARPADTFPLHRLVWHNRHQALDSALRAGTHDVELTDPRGRTPLELAVSLGHLESVRVLLRHNANVGRENANGWTVLQEAVSTGDPEMVQLVLQYRDYQRATRRLAGIPELLSKLRRASDFYVEMKWEFTSWVPLVSKVCPSDVYRVWKRGESLRVDTTLLGFEHMTWQRGRRSYIFKGKVNEGAVVMEVDHDKQVVYTETLALALHEPELLLAAMQPTEEHVAGRLTSPIVSTHLDTRNIAFERNKSGIWGWRSEKMEVVSGYEAKVYSASNVELVTKTRTEHLSDQDKSRSKGSKTPFHSFLGIAQQHGTHNGAPVLQAASPTNPTAITPEEYFDPHFDLETRNIGRPIEMSSKVQRFKATLWLCEQHPLSLAEQVTPIIDLMAISNAHFAKLRDFITLKLPPGFPVKIEIPLFHVLNARITFSNLCGCDQPLGSVRICAPQEPPGAHPPGTQPSGPRAWPFPCEWRRAVFEVPAGYTVXGAGRSEPLRDEDDDLLQFAIQQSLLDAGTETDQVWPRPLAWTRPTRTWARPSRCGCRPHRXPFWEALTNTRPGAEPPPYDEDLQLERALQESMLLQAGPSAEPPAAGSPPGAGGGSPPGPPGYGSFAEQLRLAMALSEREQEERERRRREEDEELQRILRLSLTEK, encoded by the exons ATGGCCCGGCCCGCCGACACCTTCCCGCTGCACCGGCTCGTCTGGCACAACCGGCACCAGGCGCTGGACAGCGCCCTGCGCGCGGGGACG CACGACGTGGAGCTGACGGACCCGCGTGGCCGGACGCCCCTGGAGCTGGCCGTGTCCCTGGGCCACCTGGAGTCGGTGCGGGTGCTGCTGCGGCACAACGCCAACGTGGGCCGGGAGAACGCCAACGGATGGACGG tgctgcaggaggcGGTGAGCACAGGGGACCCCGAGATGGTGCAACTGGTGCTCCAGTACCGCGACTACCAGCGCGCGACGCGGCGCCTCGCCGGcatccctgagctgctcagcaAGCTGCGGCGG GCATCCGACTTCTACGTGGAGATGAAGTGGGAGTTCACCAGCTGGG TGCCCCTGGTGTCCAAGGTGTGTCCCAGTGATGTGTACCGCGTGTGGAAGCGCGGCGAGAGCCTGCGGGTGGACACCACCCTGCTGGGCTTCGAGCACATGACGTGGCAGCGCGGCCGCCGCAGCTACATCTTCAAGGGGAAGGTCA ACGAGGGGGCCGTGGTGATGGAGGTGGACCACGACAAGCAGGTGGTGTACACGGAGACGCTGGCGCTGGCCCTGCACGAGCCCGAGCTGCTGCTGGCGGCCATGCAGCCCACCGAGGAGCACGTGGCCGGCCGGCTCACCTCGCCCATCGTCTCCACGCACCTGGACACCCGGAATATCGCCTTCGAGAg gaACAAGTCTGGGATCTGGGGCTGGCGCTCGGAGAAGATGGAGGTGGTCAGCGGCTACGAGGCCAAG GTGTACAGTGCCAGCAACGTCGAGCTGGTGACCAAGACCAGGACGGAGCATCTCTCTGACCAGGACAAGTCACGCAGCAAAG GCTCCAAGACACCCTTCCACTCCTTCCTGGGCATCGCGCAGCAGCATGGCACCCACAACGGG GCACCTGTTCTGCAGGCTGCCAGCCCCACCAACCCCACGGCCATCACCCCCGAGGAGTACTTCGACCCCCACTTCGACCTGGAGACCCGCAACATTGGGCGCCCCATTGAGATGTCCAGCAAGGTGCAGAG GTTCAAGGCGACGCTGTGGCTGTGCGAGCAGCACCCGCTGTCGCTGGCGGAGCAGGTGACACCCATCATCGACCTCATGGCCATCTCCAACGCCCACTTCGCCAAACTGCGCGACTTCATCACCCTCAAGCTGCCCCCTGGCTTCCCCGTCAAGATCG AGATCCCCCTGTTCCACGTGCTCAACGCCCGCATCACCTTCAGCAACCTGTGCGGGTGTGACCAGCCCCTGGGCTCCGTGCGGATCTGTGCCCCCCAGGAGCCCCCCGGCGCCCACCCCCCTGGCACCCAGCCCTCCGGGCCCAGAG CGTGGCCGTTCCCGTGCGAGTGGAGGCGGGCGGTGTTCGAGGTGCCGGCGGGGTACACGG GTGGCGCGGGGCGCAGCGAGCCCCTGCGGGATGAGGACGACGAC CTGCTGCAGTTCGCCAtccagcagagcctgctggaTGCCGGCACCGAGACCGACCAGGTGTGGCCGCGCCCCCTCGCCTGGACGCGCCCCACACGCACCTGGGCACGTCCCTCACGTTGTGGCTGCCGGCCCCACAGGTGACCATTCTGGGAGGCGCTGACCAACACCCGCCCtggcgcggagccgccgccctACGACGAG gacctgcagctggaaag GGCCCTGCAGGAGAGCATGCTGCTGCAGGCCGGGCCCAGCGCCGAGCCCCCAGCCGCCGGGAGTCCCCCAGGAGCGGGCGGCGGGAGCCCCCCGGGGCCCCCCGGGTACGGCAGCTTTGCGGAGCAGCTGCGCTTGGCCATGGCGCTGTCGGAGCGGGAGCAGGaggagcgggagcggcggcggcgtGAGGAGGACGAGGAGCTCCAGCGCATCCTGCGCCTTTCCCTCACCGAGAAGTAG
- the GRK2 gene encoding LOW QUALITY PROTEIN: beta-adrenergic receptor kinase 1 (The sequence of the model RefSeq protein was modified relative to this genomic sequence to represent the inferred CDS: deleted 1 base in 1 codon), producing the protein MADLEAVLADVSYLMAMEKSRAAPAARASKRIVLPEPSIRSVMQKYLEDRGEVTFDKIFTQKIGYLLFRDFAFNQAEEAKPLMEFYEEIKKYEKLDSEEERAARSRHIFDHYIMKELLACSHPFSKSATEHVQSRLSKKQVPPDLFQPYIEEICQNLRGGIFQKFIESDKFTRFCQWKNVELNIHLTMNDFSVHRIIGRGGFGEVYGCRKADTGKMYAMKCLDKKRIKMKQGETLALNERIMLSLVSTGDCPFIVCMSYAFHTPDKLSFILDLMNGGDLHYHLSQHGVFSEAEMRFYAAEIILGLEHMHSRFVVYRDLKPANILLDEFGHVRISDLGLACDFSKKKPHASVGTHGYMAPEVLQKGVAYDSSADWFSLGCMLFKLLRGHSPFRQHKTKDKHEIDRMTLTMAVELPDSFSPELRSLLEGLLQRDVNRRLGCMGRGAQEVKEEPFFKGLDWQMVFLQKYPPPLVPPRGEVNAADAFDIGSFDEEDTKGIKLLESDQELYRNFPLTISERWQQEVTETVFDTVNADTDKLEARKKAKNKQLGHEEEYAMGKDCIMHGYMAKLGNPFLTQWQRRYFYLFPNRLEWRGEGESPQSLLTMEEIDSVEETQVKERKCILLRIRGGKQFVLQCDSDPELVQWRKELRDAQRQAQQLLQRVPRMQNKPRSPVVELSKVPFIQRSPNGL; encoded by the exons ATGGCGGACCTGGAGGCGGTGCTGGCGGACGTGAGTTACCTGATGGCCATGGAGAAGagccgcgccgcgcccgccgcccgcgccaGCAAGAGGATCGTCCTGCCCGAGCCCAG CATCCGCAGCGTCATGCAGAAGTACCTGGAGGACCGGGGAGAGGTGACATTTGACAAGATCTTCACACAGAAGATTG gctACCTGCTCTTCCGGGATTTTGCCTTCAACCAGGCCGAGGAGGCCAAGCCCCTGATGGAATTTTATGAGGAG ATCAAGAAGTACGAGAAGCTGGACTCGGAGGAGGAGCGAGCTGCCCGGAGCCGCCACATCTTCGACCATTACATCatgaaggagctgctggcctGCTCCCAC CCCTTCTCCAAGAGCGCCACGGAGCACGTCCAGAGCCGCCTGAGCAAGAAGCAGGTGCCCCCAGACCTCTTCCAG CCCTACATTGAGGAGATCTGCCAGAACCTGCGTGGGGGCATCTTCCAGAAATTCATTGAGAG TGACAAGTTCACACGGTTCTGCCAGTGGAAGAACGTGGAGCTGAACATCCAT CTCACCATGAACGACTTCAGTGTTCACCGAATCATCGGCCGCGGCGGCTTCGGGGAGGTCTATGGCTGCCGGAAAGCGGACACGGGCAAAAT GTACGCCATGAAGTGCTTGGACAAGAAACGCATCAAGATGAAGCAGGGCGAGACGCTGGCCCTCAACGAGCGCATCATGTTGTCCCTCGTCAGCACCGGG GACTGCCCATTCATCGTGTGCATGTCCTACGCCTTCCACACGCCCGACAAGCTCAGCTTCATCCTCGACCTCATGAATG GGGGGGACCTGCACTatcacctgtcccagcacgGCGTCTTCTCGGAGGCGGAGATGAGGTTCTACGCGGCCGAGATCATCCTGGGCCTGGAGCACATGCACAGCCGCTTCGTGGTGTACCGCGACCTCAAG CCGGCAAACATCCTCCTGGACGAGTTCGGCCACGTCCGCATCTCCGACCTGGGCCTGGCCTGCGACTTCTCCAAGAAGAAGCCCCACGCCAGCGT gggCACCCACGGGTACATGGCGCCGGAGGTGCTGCAGAAGGGGGTGGCCTACGACAGCAGCGCTGACTGGTTCTCGCTGGGCTGCATGCTCTTCAAGCTGCTCCGGGG gcacagcccgTTCCGGCAGCACAAGACGAAGGACAAGCACGAGATCGACCGGATGACCCTCACCATG GCCGTGGAGCTGCCAGACTCCTTCTCCCCGGAGCTGCGCTCCCTGCTCGAGGGGCTGCTGCAGCGGGACGTCAACCGGCGCCTGGGCTGCATGGGGCGAGG agcGCAGGAGGTGAAGGAAGAGCCCTTCTTCAAGGGCCTGGACTGGCAGATGGTGTTCCTGCAGAAG TACCCGCCACCCCTCGTCCCGCCCCGCGGCGAGGTGAACGCGGCCGACGCCTTCGACATCGGCTCCTTCGACGAGGAGGACACCAAGGGCATCAAG ctgctggagagcgACCAGGAGCTGTACCGCAACTTCCCGCTCACCATCTCGGAGCGCTGGCAGCAGGAGGTCACCGAGACCGTCTTCGACACCGTCAATGCCGACACCGACAAGCTGGAGGCTCGCAAGAAGGCCAAGAACAAGCAGCTGGGGCACGAGGAGG AGTACGCCATGGGCAAGGACTGCATCATGCACGGCTACATGGCCAAGCTGGGCAACCCCTTCCTGACGCAGTGGCAGCGCCGCTACTTCTACCTCTTCCCCAACCGCCTGGAGTGGCGTGGGGAGGGCGAGTCGCCG CAGTCCCTGCTCACCATGGAGGAGATCGACTCGGTGGAGGAGACGCAGGTGAAGGAGCGCAAGTGCATCCTGCTCCGCATCCGCGGGGGCAAGCAGTTCGTGCTGCAGTGCGAC AGCGACCCCGAGCTGGTGCAGTGGCGGAAGGAGCTGCGGGACGCACAGCGCCAGgcgcagcagctgctgcagcgGGTG CCCCGCATGCAGAACAAGCCCCGCTCGCCCGTGGTGGAGCTCAGCAAAGTGCCGTTCATCCAGCGCTCCCCCAACGGGCTCTGA
- the SSH3 gene encoding protein phosphatase Slingshot homolog 3 isoform X1: MGSPDCGVCAEGSLWGLVHALGSHFPQESPPNLQEEDAPRRGQLQRRQSFVVVKGLRCCCLRRSPPRPSPPPTEPPSQAPGQQEQHLHLMMQLLRPQDAIRLAVRLESARPRRVRYLLVVRPEEEGAEAETALLGVDFAHEGATHCTLGMVLPLWSDTQVFLDGDGGFSVTSGGQTRIFKPISVQTMWAVLQELHRACEDAARGGHIPGGPALAWARSYAAELGSEQSCLNEWLAMADLESVRPASPTPLRPAMPELSEQAVRALLRDVMASADLENVTSKEVREELERRTGHSLAEHKDFIDNEMLLVLAQMDRPSRIFPHLFLGSEWNAANLEELQQNRVTHILNVAREIDNFFPALFTYMNVRVYDEEAAELLPHWNDTFLFLSRVRAAGGRALVHCRMGLSRSAATVLAYAMKEFGWSLERALRHVRHRRPGVLPNPGFMRQLDFYQGILSASRHSSLWEPRAAERTPPPEEDTARDTSILSPLSSPLASPQPSEEEAAGGGLLGASRRPRISLCAVMRTISLLETPEPPELLGEPLAGEVFKAAEEVGDPSPRPRPSSRPRGVVRQASLDGGPAPFGDHTHSDDHAQCHTHAPDNAHTDEPTP, encoded by the exons ATGGGATCACCAGACTGTGGTGTCTGTGCTGAGGGGAGCTTGTGGGGTCTGGTCCATGCCCTGGGGTCACATTTCCCCCAGGAATCGCCTCCCAATTTGCAGGAGGAAGATGCTCCCAGACGTGGCCAACTGCAGCGACG GCAGAGCTTCGTCGTGGTCAAGGGGCTGCGGTGCTGCTGCCTGCGGAGGAGCCCCCCCCGGCCGAGCCCCCCCCCGACTGAGCCCCCCAGCCAGgccccaggacagcaggagcagcacctgcacCTCATGATGCAGCTGCTTCGCCCCCAGGACGCCATCCGGCTG GCGGTGCGGCTGGAGTCGGCGCGGCCACGGCGGGTGCGGTACCTGCTGGTTGTGCGCCCGGAGGAGGAGGGAGCCGAGGCAGAGACGGCGCTGCTGGGAGTGGATTTCGCCCACGAGGG GGCCACCCACTGCACCCTGGGCATGGTGCTGCCCCTCTGGAGCGACACCCAGGTGTTCCTCGACGGCGACGG GGGGTTCAGCGTGACATCGGGGGGACAGACCCGCATCTTCAAGCCCATCTCTGTGCAGACCATGTG GGCcgtgctgcaggagctgcaccGCGCCTGTGAGGACGCTGCCCGCGGCGGGCACATCCCCGGCGGCCCCGCGCTGGCCTGGGCCCGCAGCTACGCGGCGGAGCTGGGCTcggagcagagctgcctcaaCGAGTGGCTGGCCATGGCCGACCTCGAGTCCGTGCGCCCGGCCTCGCCCACGCCCCTCCG GCCGGCGATGCCAGAGCTGTCGGAGCAGGCGGTGCGGGCGCTGCTGCGGGACGTGATGGCCAGTGCCGACCTGGAGAACGTCACCTCCAAGGAG GTGCGGGAGGAGTTGGAGCGGCGCACGGGGCACAGCCTGGCCGAGCACAAGGATTTCATCGACAACGagatgctgctggtgctggcGCAGATGGATCGGCCTTCCCGCATCTTCCCGCACCTCTTCCTG GGCTCCGAGTGGAACGCGGCCaacctggaggagctgcagcagaataG GGTCACCCACATCCTGAACGTGGCGCGGGAGATCGACAACTTCTTCCCGGCACTGTTCACATACATGAACGTGCGGGTGTACGACGAGGAGGCAGCCGAGCTCCTGCCCCACTGGAACGacaccttcctcttcctctcccgCGTCCG GGCGGCGGGAGGCCGGGCACTGGTGCACTGCCGGATGGGGCTGAGCCGCTCGGCCGCCACGGTGCTGGCCTACGCCATGAAGGAATTCGGGTGGTCCCTGGAGCGGGCGCTGCGGCATGTCCGGCACCGCCGGCCCGGCGTCCTGCCCAACCCCGGCTTCATGCGCCAGCTCGACTTCTACCAGGGCATCCTGAGCGCCAG CCGGCACAGCAGCCTGTGGGAGCCCCGGGCGGCCGAGAGGACGCCGCCCCCCGAGGAGGACACCGCGAGGGACACGAGCATCCTGTCCCCGCTGTCCTCCCCGCTGGCGTCCCCGCAGCcctctgaggaggaggcagctggcggggggctgctgggggccTCTCGGCGGCCCCGCATCTCCCTGTGCGCCGTCATGCGGACCATCAGCCTGCTGGAGACCCCCGAGCCCCCCGAGCTGCTCGGGGAGCCCCTGGCCGGGGAG GTGTTCAAGGCCGCGGAGGAAGTGGGGGATCCCTCGCCGAGGCCACGACCCTCGTCCCGCCCGCGCGGGGTGGTGCGCCAGGCCAGCCTGGATGGCGGCCCCGCCCCCTTCGGTGACCACACCCACAGTGACGACCACGCCCAGTGCCACACCCATGCGCCTGACAACGCCCACACTGATGAACCCACTCCTTGA
- the SSH3 gene encoding protein phosphatase Slingshot homolog 3 isoform X2, translating into MGSPDCGVCAEGSLWGLVHALGSHFPQESPPNLQEEDAPRRGQLQRRQSFVVVKGLRCCCLRRSPPRPSPPPTEPPSQAPGQQEQHLHLMMQLLRPQDAIRLAVRLESARPRRVRYLLVVRPEEEGAEAETALLGVDFAHEGATHCTLGMVLPLWSDTQVFLDGDGGFSVTSGGQTRIFKPISVQTMWAVLQELHRACEDAARGGHIPGGPALAWARSYAAELGSEQSCLNEWLAMADLESVRPASPTPLRPAMPELSEQAVRALLRDVMASADLENVTSKEVREELERRTGHSLAEHKDFIDNEMLLVLAQMDRPSRIFPHLFLGSEWNAANLEELQQNRVTHILNVAREIDNFFPALFTYMNVRVYDEEAAELLPHWNDTFLFLSRVRLGGGRPGTGALPDGAEPLGRHGAGLRHEGIRVVPGAGAAACPAPPARRPAQPRLHAPARLLPGHPERQPAQQPVGAPGGREDAAPRGGHREGHEHPVPAVLPAGVPAAL; encoded by the exons ATGGGATCACCAGACTGTGGTGTCTGTGCTGAGGGGAGCTTGTGGGGTCTGGTCCATGCCCTGGGGTCACATTTCCCCCAGGAATCGCCTCCCAATTTGCAGGAGGAAGATGCTCCCAGACGTGGCCAACTGCAGCGACG GCAGAGCTTCGTCGTGGTCAAGGGGCTGCGGTGCTGCTGCCTGCGGAGGAGCCCCCCCCGGCCGAGCCCCCCCCCGACTGAGCCCCCCAGCCAGgccccaggacagcaggagcagcacctgcacCTCATGATGCAGCTGCTTCGCCCCCAGGACGCCATCCGGCTG GCGGTGCGGCTGGAGTCGGCGCGGCCACGGCGGGTGCGGTACCTGCTGGTTGTGCGCCCGGAGGAGGAGGGAGCCGAGGCAGAGACGGCGCTGCTGGGAGTGGATTTCGCCCACGAGGG GGCCACCCACTGCACCCTGGGCATGGTGCTGCCCCTCTGGAGCGACACCCAGGTGTTCCTCGACGGCGACGG GGGGTTCAGCGTGACATCGGGGGGACAGACCCGCATCTTCAAGCCCATCTCTGTGCAGACCATGTG GGCcgtgctgcaggagctgcaccGCGCCTGTGAGGACGCTGCCCGCGGCGGGCACATCCCCGGCGGCCCCGCGCTGGCCTGGGCCCGCAGCTACGCGGCGGAGCTGGGCTcggagcagagctgcctcaaCGAGTGGCTGGCCATGGCCGACCTCGAGTCCGTGCGCCCGGCCTCGCCCACGCCCCTCCG GCCGGCGATGCCAGAGCTGTCGGAGCAGGCGGTGCGGGCGCTGCTGCGGGACGTGATGGCCAGTGCCGACCTGGAGAACGTCACCTCCAAGGAG GTGCGGGAGGAGTTGGAGCGGCGCACGGGGCACAGCCTGGCCGAGCACAAGGATTTCATCGACAACGagatgctgctggtgctggcGCAGATGGATCGGCCTTCCCGCATCTTCCCGCACCTCTTCCTG GGCTCCGAGTGGAACGCGGCCaacctggaggagctgcagcagaataG GGTCACCCACATCCTGAACGTGGCGCGGGAGATCGACAACTTCTTCCCGGCACTGTTCACATACATGAACGTGCGGGTGTACGACGAGGAGGCAGCCGAGCTCCTGCCCCACTGGAACGacaccttcctcttcctctcccgCGTCCGGTTG GGCGGCGGGAGGCCGGGCACTGGTGCACTGCCGGATGGGGCTGAGCCGCTCGGCCGCCACGGTGCTGGCCTACGCCATGAAGGAATTCGGGTGGTCCCTGGAGCGGGCGCTGCGGCATGTCCGGCACCGCCGGCCCGGCGTCCTGCCCAACCCCGGCTTCATGCGCCAGCTCGACTTCTACCAGGGCATCCTGAGCGCCAG CCGGCACAGCAGCCTGTGGGAGCCCCGGGCGGCCGAGAGGACGCCGCCCCCCGAGGAGGACACCGCGAGGGACACGAGCATCCTGTCCCCGCTGTCCTCCCCGCTGGCGTCCCCGCAGCcctctga